Part of the Bacillus sp. N1-1 genome, TTCAGCACTCGTCATGCACCAAGGTGAACTAATCTATGACGGAGATGTGAAGCGACTCTTCATGAATGAAGACGTGTTGACGAAAGCGTCGTTGATCGAGCCACCGATCTCGCTTCTCGCTAAGCGGTTAATTCCATCCTTGATGGATGAAGCTGTGATCACGATAGATGATTTTCTACTAACCCAAGAGAGGGTGAAACAAGTCCTATGAGCTTAGCGTTCCAATTTTATGAGAAGAAGTCTTTCATGCACTCCCTTGATCCAGTGACAAAGCTTGTATGGATGGTTTGCATCTCAATCCTCGTATTCATCTATGAGACGGCCATTCCTCAGCTCCTGTTGTTCGCAGTGATTCTCACGGTCGCGCTGATCGCTGCAAAATTAAGTCTTGGATTTGTGTTTCGAGGAATATGGATCATGCTGTTGTTTAGTATTGGATTCTTCGTTTTACAGGTGATTTTAGTTCCAGGTGAAACACTGCTCTACAATCTGGGGCCGATCGCGATCTATTCCGAATCGCTTGATTTCGCGCTTGCGATCACGATCAGAATCTTAACGATTTTTACAACATCACTTATCTTTGTTGCAACGAGTGATCCTAGGGATATCGTGATCTCTTTAACACAAAAGATGAAAGTTCCTTATCGCTATGCGTATTCGATCTTCGTTGCTTTACGCTTCGTACCTACGCTCGAACAAGAAGCGAAAGTCATCGAAGCTGCGCAGACGATTCGAGGGGTAGGGAAGCAAAAAGGGTTGAAGAACAAAGTTGAGAACTTGAAGCGATTTACGTTACCTCTTCTAATGGGAGCGATCCGACGCGTTAGGACGACTGCGAACACGATGGAAGCGAAGGGGTACGGAGCTTACCAGGACCGGACGTATATCCGGACGATCAACTACAACCCGAAAGGCATCACATTCGGCGTTGCCTGGTGCGCCCTCACGGTTACCTTACTATCCATGAAATTACTATGAAGGGGGAGATCTATGGATGGAAGAAATGAAGTTTGAAGTCGCCTACATGCCGAAAGAAGTGAAGGAAGATGTTCCTCAAGTGTGTGTTCTCGTCGACGTACTCAGAGCGACGACCGCGATGGTGACTATGCTTGACCAGGGTTGTTCAGAAATTATTTTGACCGACGATGAAAAGTGTACTTTAAAGAAAGTCGGCGTAGATCAGAAAACGCTTGTCTGTGCGGAAGATGTATACGGCAATGTGTCCGAACATGCACAGTTTAGCCCATCGCTGATCTCGATCAATTCGATGGACCTGACTGGCAAGCGGGTTATTTTAAAAACAACGAATGGCACGCTTGCTGGGTTCACGCTTTGGAATTCTGGTAACCAGCACGTGCTAGTCGGTTCACTCAGAAATGCAAAAGCAGTGATGGACAAAGCTGTTCACATGGCGAATGATCTTGGAGTAGGTGTCATCATCGTTTGTGCTGGGCGTGAGAACGGTCAGATCGCAGCGCTCGATGATGCCTACACAGCAGGGATATTGCTTGAGTATGGAAAAGAGGCTGCGGAAGCGTTGAACCGCGTCCCACTTGTTAAGGATTCCGGGAAGATCAGTAGTCATCTGTTAAAAAGGTATCCAGGCACTGTTGAAGCATTCGAGGATTCTGGTAGTGGAGAAACGATGAGACGAATCGGATGCAAGGAAGATATCAAGTTATGTTCAGTCGAAAACCTATCAGACTTAGCTCCTGTCCTTGAGTTCACGGAAAACAGCTCTATTGTAGTAAAAAATATGAATGAGGTGGTTTACAAATGACTAATTGGAAATCAAACGCATCGAAACCGGTAATGGACGAAGGATTACAGTATCACATCCGTTGTAAAGAAGGCGACGTTGAGAAATACGTACTGTTGCCGGGTGATCCAGATCGCGTGGATATGATCGGTGACGAGTGGACGGAATCTCGTAAAATTGCAAACTATCGTGAGCACCGTACGTTCAGCGGAAAAGTTGGCGAAGTTGGCATCACGGCTTGTTCAACAGGAGCTGGTGGTGGATCAACGGCAAGTGCATTTGAGGAACTTGCAGCATTAGGTGGCGATACGTTCTTGCGAGTTGGAACGACAGCTGCGATTCAGGAACATATCGATCCAGGCGATATCATCATTTCATCAGGTGCAGTTCGACACGATGGAACAAGCCAGTTCTACGTAGATGATCGCTATCCGGCGAGCGCTCATTATGAAGCGACGTCAGCGCTAGTAGAAGCTGCAGAGCGACTTGGTTATACATACCATGTTGGTGTTTCATGCTCAACGGCATCTTGGTATTGCGGGCAAGGGCGAACAGGTTTGAATGGCTATGAACAATCGTTCTTCAAAGATAAAGTACAGGATTTGAACAAAGCGGGCGTGATGAACTTTGAAATGGAAGCTGCGACGATCTTCACGCTAGCTGGACTATACGGCTTACGAGCTGGATCTGTTTGTACGGTTGTTGCGAATCGAATCCGTGATGAATTCTCGTACGGTGGTGTAGAGAAAAGTATCCGCGTCGCAAATCTAGCAGTCCAAATCTTAGCTGAATGGGATCAATTGAAAAAGGAACGTAAAAAAGACTACTGGTTCCCATCGATGACAGAGAATACAACAGTTAAAGGTTAAGGAGGAATCATACTATGATCGAAGTCGATACAACGAAAGGTATGTTCATCAACGGCGAATGGATTTCATCAGAGTCAAAGCTCGAGGTATTTAATCCTGCGACAAGAGAGAAGATTACAGAGATTCCATCAGGCGGAACGAAGGAAGCAAAGCAAGCGATTGAGTCCGCTGAAGCAGCATTCGAACCCTGGGCCGAGTTAACGGCCAGAGAACGATCAACTTATCTGTATAAAGCTTATCATCTCATGCTTGAGAGAAAGGAAAAGCTAGCGGCTATTCTCACTGAAGAGCAAGGAAAGCCTCTAAAAGAAGCGCGCGGAGAGATCGAGTTCGCGGCAAGCTTCCTCCTCTGGTACGCAGAAGAAGCGAACCGTGTGTATGGTGAGATGATTCCATCTTCTAAGAAGAATAAACGACTATGGGTCGTACCAAAAGCGATCGGTGTTGTCGCAGCGATCACGCCGTGGAACTTCCCAGCGGGCATGATAACAAGAAAAGTCGGTCCAGCTCTTGCTGCTGGTTGTACGATTGTACTAAAACCAGCAGAGCAAACGCCTCTGACTGCGATCGAGATCGTGAAGATCTTTGAAGAAGTTGGGCTACCGAAGGGTGTATTGAACATCGTAGTCGGTGATGCAGCTGAAATCGGTAAAGAGATCATGGATAGCTCTGCAGTGAGGCTTGTGACGTTCACTGGATCGACTGAAGTCGGAAAGCTTCTGATGGAAAATAGTGCACAGACTGTGAAAAAGCTTGCGCTTGAGCTCGGTGGTCACGCTCCGCTCATCGTATTTGAGGATGCAGATCTTGATCTAGCAGTCAATCAAGCGATCGCGAGTAAATATCGAAATTGCGGCCAGACGTGTATTTGTACAAACCGACTCTACGTTCATTCAAGCGTACGCGATGTGTTCGTCGAGAAGCTCGAGAAGAAAGTTCGGGAGCTGAAAGTAGGAAACGGAGCCGATGAATCGATTGATGTTGGACCTCTTATCGATCATAGCGGCCTCGATAAAGTGAAAGATCAGGTCGAAGATGCGCTATCGAAAGGTGCGATTCTGCTGACTGGAGGTAAGCAGTGGGAAGGTCCAGGCGGGTATTTTTTTGAACCTACGATTCTATCGAACGTAACGAACGACATGAAGATCATGTCGGAAGAAACGTTCGGACCCGTCGTTCCGATCCAGACGTTCGACCGAGATGAAGATGCGGTGGCGGCAGCGAATGATACTGACTACGGTTTGGCTTCATTCCTGTTCACAAATAGCTTGAACAGAGCGATCAAGGTGATGGAGAAGCTTGAGTACGGAATCATCGGGATCAACGATGTGTTCCCTGGTACCGCAGAAGCGCCGTTTGGTGGAATCAAGGAATCCGGTCTTGGCAAAGAGGGTGGCCATGAAGGAATCAAAGAATATCTTGAGATGAAGTACGTCTCTGTCGCCCTTTCAGACAAGCTGTAAAAAGGAGAATTGATAATGACATATCCAGAGATGGTGAAGGTGAAACAGCGTTTTCCTTCTGAGAAAATCGAAAACATCGCGCTACATCTGACAGAGGAGCTGCGAAATCAGCTCCCTACTGTTCAGAGCGGGGATCGAATCGCAATTACTGTAGGTAGTCGTGGCATCTCCAATCGCGTCAGCATCGTCAAAACGGTAGTCGATTATTTGAAAGGTCATGGCGCAGAACCTTTTATCATCGGTGCGATGGGTAGTCATGGCGGTGGGACGCCTGAAGGGCAGATGGATGTGCTCGAAAGCCTCGGATTCACAGAGGAAGCGATTGGGTGTCCCGTCCGCACTTCTTCAACGGTCGTCGAGATAGGAACGACAGAAAGTGGATTTATCCTTTATTGTGATCGATTAGCCTCTGATTCGGATGGCATCATCGTGATGAACCGGGTGAAGTTACATACCGCATTCCGCGGTCCGAATGAAAGTGGGTTACTGAAGATGATTACGGTTGGTCTCGGGAAAGCAAAAGGGGCGAACCAGCTGCATCGCCAGGGGCCACCGAACATGTCGAAGACCATTCAAGAAGTTGGAAGAGGGATGATCGATACCGGTAAGATTCTTGCTGGAATCGCGATCGTGGAGAACAGCTATGATGAAACGGCTCATCTAGAAGTAATTCGACCAGAGTCGATTCTTGAACGAGAGCGGGAGCTTTTACTTCATTCGAGAGACTACTTTCCAATGATTCCAGTCAATGAATTAGATGTGTTGGTTGTAAAAAAGATGGGCAAGAACTTCAGTGGAACCGGAATGGATACGAACGTGCTCGGTAGGACAAAGATCTTCGGGGTACCTGAGCCCGAGACGCCTTCGTTTAAACGGATCGGCGTCCTTGATCTTGATGATTCCTCGCACGGAAATGCGACCGGAATTGGATTAGCAGATGTGACGACGGAGCGGTTGTTTCAAAAGATCGATCGACAGAAAACGTATTTGAACTGTTTGACAAGTACGTATGTCCAGCGCGCGATGATCCCGATGGTACTCGATACGGATCAAGAACTCGTGAAGACGGCGGTCGAAAGTTTGGCAGTTGAAGATCCATCATCGTTACGCATAGCCATTATTGAAAACACGCTTGACCTTGAAACGCTGTACCTTTCACATAATGTGATTGAGGAAGCAGGAGAGCAAATAGACGTCGTATCAGCCCCAGAACCGATTGCTTTTACAGAAGACGGAGAGTTGAACTATTTCAAAGAAAGCGCAGGTGGAGACAATTGACGAAGTCACAAACTTCTTACGGAGATGCTGGATTCAGTGAATTTATTAGAATGGCGTTCAGTCGTCATCTTGGACATGACAAGGAAGACTATAACAAGCCGGTGATCGGCATTTGTAATACTTTCAGTGAGATTAATCGTTGTCATAGTCATGTGAAGCCGATGGTGGAAGCGATCAAACGTGGTGTCATTATGGAAGGTGGTACGCCGCTTGAGTTTCCAACGATTTCGGTCGGTGAAATGTTCACGAGTCCGACGACTATGCTGTACCGAAATCTCGTTGCGATGGATACCGAAGAGATGATCACCGCTCAACCGATCGATGGAACCGTTATGATCGGTGGTTGTGACAAGATGGCTCCAGCACAACTCATGGGAGCTGCGAGTGCGGATAAACCTGCGCTTCTCTTCACGGGTGGACCGATGAATAACGGTCATTACAAAGGAAGAACGCTTGGAGCTTGTTCTGATTGTCGCTTTTTCTGGCAGGAATACAAAGCGGGCACAGTCGATGAAGAAGAAATAGGGGAGATCAATGAACGTCTTGCCCCAACAGCAGGCCACTGTATGGTGATGGGCTCTGCGAGTACGATCGCAGCGTGTGCGGAAGCGATGGGAATGATGCTTCCTGGAGGAGCTGCAACGCCGGCAACTGAAAATGAGCGGATGCGGATCGCCCAGGAAACAGGTCGTGCGATTGTTCGCCTTGTCAAAGCGGGGATCAAACCTTCAGATATTATGACGAAGGAATCGTTCCATAATGCGATTAAAACGCTGATGGCTGTAGGAGGATCGACGAACGCGGTGATCCACTTGATCGCAATCGCAAGACGACTAGGCATCAAATTAACGCTTGCTGATTTCGATGAGCACAGCAGAACGACGCCGTTTCTTGCGAACATGAGACCCGCTGGGAAGTACCAGATGCAGGATCTGTACTATGCTGGGGGCATTTCTGCCGTGTTGAAAGAGCTAGCGCCGATCCTTCATACAGACCAACTAACGGGTACTGGGAAGACGCTCGGAGAGAACTTAGCGGATATTGAAATCGATGAGGTATATCGTGATATTATCCGTCCACTCGATGATCCACTACATAAAGAAGGTGGCATTGCAGTATTGAAAGGGAATTTAGCGCCGAATGGTGCAATCATTAAACCGAAAGCTGCAACGGAGGAACTTCTAAAGCATAAAGGAAAAGCAGTTGTATTTACTTCTCTTGACGATATGGCTGAGCGTGTGAACGACCCGGATCTCGATGTGACCCCTGAGAGCGTACTTGTGTTACAAAACGCTGGGCCGGTCGGAGCACCAGGTATGCCAGAAGCGGGCATGATTCCGATTCCGGATAAACTTCTGAAACAGGGCGTTCGAGATATGGTTCGCCTATCGGACTGTCGTATGAGCGGAACAGCGTTCGGAACCGTTCTCTTACACGTTGCGCCTGAAGCTGCTGTTGGAGGACCAATCGGATTGATCGAGGACGGCGATTGGATCGAACTTGATGTGGATAGTCGAAAGCTAGAGTTGCTCGTTTCTAAAGAAGAGCTTGCGGAAAGAAAAAGTCGCTGGACACCTCCAGTGTTCGAAGATTACAACCGTGGTTATCCGCTTCTATACCGTCGTAGTGTAATGCAAGCTGATGAAGGGTGCGATTTCGATTTCATGCTTCCGGTGCCGAATATTAAGAACCAAGAGGAGAAAAAGGAATCCGTATCAGGGGCTAAGACATGAAGGAAATCTTACTAGCACTTTTGGCCGGCGTGTTGATCGGGATCGTCTTCAAAGTGATTCGCCTTCCAATCCCTGCCCCACCTGTTCTCGCAGGTGTGGTCGCTATCTTTGGGGTATGGCTTGGCGCATATGGCTTAACCTTTTTGATGGATAAATTGACGAATTAATTGAAGGGGGAAGATCGAGTGAAGGTTGGATTAATCGGTGGAACGGGCTTTTATGACTTATTCGGTACGCTAGAGGACATTATCATGGCAACTCCGTATGGAGATGTGACACTGTTCAAAGGAGAGCACGGTAATAAAGAAGTTTATTTTCTACCGAGACATGGGACGACGCACGGCGTATTAGCACCTGACGTGAATTATCGGGCGAATATGATTGCATTGAAAATGGTAGGTGTCGAGCGGGTTCTAGCGGTTTCTGCTGTCGGATCGGTCAATCCAGACATTCAGGTCGGATCTGTTTCACTACTCGATCAATTCGTCGATATGACGAAAAGAAGGCAGCAAACATATGGAGAGTTTTCAGCCGACATGACAGAACCTTTCTGTAACGAGATGAAAGCCTCGATCCAGGGTGCTGCTAGAATGCTCGGATTACCGATGCATGAAAACGTCACGCTTGTCGGCGTAGATGGTCCGATCTATGAAACGCGACATGAACTGCAACTGTTTCGTTCATGGGGCATGGATGTTGTCGGCATGACTAACACGACTGAAGCAGCGCTCGCACGGGAACTCGGCCTTTGCTTTTCTGTCATCACGTTATCGACCGATATGGCGACGGGATTTGCGGAAAAGCCTCCGAATCTAGAAGCGCATCGGAAAGTGGCAGAAGAAAACAAAGGGAAGATGAAGGACCTAGTGTTGCAAACGCTTGGCGACTTAGAACGAAATAAAGAGTGTGCTTGTACCGTTCCATATCAAAACGCGCGGTTAGCAGCGCATTAATTTAAAGGAGGTTATTCATAGATGAAGATCGGGATCATAGGAGGAACTGGATTTTATAATCTACTAGATGGTATGCAAGAGAAAACGGTAGGTACGGAGTATGGAGATGTAACTGTTTTTCAATCGATATATGAAGGAAAAGAAGTGACGTTCCTCCCGAGGCATGGAAAGTTTCATGATACACTCGCGCCGTTCGTTAATTATCGTGCGAATATGATGGCACTAAAAGAGTTAGGGATCGAGCGCGTTCTAGCCTTTTCCGCGGTAGGTGCGATCAATCCGGATATTGGGGTCGGAAGCTTATCGCTCCTCGATCAATTCGTTGACTTCACAACGCGTCCGAAAACGTACGGCAAGTTCTCCGTCGATATTACTGAGCCATTTTGTCCAGAACTACAGGATGCGTACCGGAAATCAGCAATTGCGATCGATGAGTCACTCCGTGAAGAAACGAAACTCATCTGCGTAGACGGTCCGAGGTATGAGACGAAAGCAGAGGTTCAGCTCTTTGGGACATGGGGCATGGACGTTGTTGGAATGACGAATGCGACCGAAGCATCGCTCGCACGAGAACTCGGCATCTGCTATGCCGTCGTCACGCTCGCGACGAATATGGCTCCTGGCGTCACCGAGACAAAACCTTCATTGAAAGCGCACAAAGCGGTTAGTGAAAGCAAGCGGGAGAAAGTGAAAGAACTGATGCTAGAAGCGATCAAAGCCTCAGGAGGAAGACAGAGCTGTTCATGCCCTGAAGCGTACGAGCGTGCTACGGTCGCGAATAAATGATCGATGTCTCATAAAACGCTTATCAAATATTCGTTCATCGTCTCGAATGATCCTTCGTTCGGAAACCAAAAAGGGTCAGTGTTCATCGAAGGAGATCGGATCACACACGTGATACCAGAGCATGATACGAGTTTGCTAGAAAAACTGAGCCAACAGGCTGATGACGTAATCGATGCTGAAAACGACATCCTTATTCCTGGAATGGTGAATAGTCATTACCATTCTTATACGAATGTGTTGAAGGGAACTGTGAACAACCTCCCACTCGAGCTGTGGACACTCTATACGGTTGCGTACGGACATGCGCTCGAAGATGAAGATGTTACGCTCTCCGTATTGCTCGGGTGTATCGAAATGATGAAGGCTGGTGTCACAAGCTGTCTCGATCATTTTCCCCATATCGGAAAATCGGAACCAGCTCTTTCTGCATATGAAGAGTCAGGCATGCGGGTAGCGTTCGCTCCGATGATGCATGATGTTCCTGATGAGGAGTTTTTCGACCTATACGTTCCAGGTTCACTCAGAAACAGATCGAAAGGTTCAAATCCAACTGAGATGAAGAGTTTATATCGATCACTTCTATCAAACTGGCATAATCAGGATGGGAGAATTGAGATCCAACTTGGTCCGAATGCGCCACAGCGTTGTTCACCTGAGATGTTAGCCATATGTAAAGAGCTCAGGGAATCAGAAGGTCTACGAGTTCACACTCATCTGTTGGAAACGAAGGCGCAACGATTGAAGGGAGACATGGCTTTTGATGGTGGTATCATCGGCTACCTTGATCGAGCCGGGTTGATCGATGAGCGGCTCTCCGTCGCACACGCGATATGGTTGGATCATTCAGAAATCGAGATTTTACAAGAACGTGGTGTCTCCGTCGTTCATAATCCAGCTAGTAATCTATTGCTTGGAAGTGGTGTCGCTCCGATTCCTTCTTTTATAAAGGATGACGTTGCACTTGGAACGGATGGGTCGAACTGCGGATCGAATCAGCATCTGTTTGAAGCAATGCGGCTGACTGCCTTAATCCATCGCGTGAACCAACCTTATAGCTCCTGGCTTGATTCGGAAGCTGTGTTTCGAATGGGGACGACGTCAGGTGCTACCGTTTTAGGAAAAGAAACCGAGCTAGGGAGAATAGCAGAAGGCGATTTAGCAGACGTAGTGTTACTAGATGGAAAGACAAGTTTGTTGTCCCCGCTTAACGATGCGGTCTCGCAGCTTGTGCATCAGGAAAACGGTCAATCAGTTAAGTCTGTCATGGTTAATGGGAAATGGACGGTGAAAGAAGGAAAACTTCTGACGATCAATGAAAAGAAGGTTCTTAGGAAAGTAAGGGAACGACGCGAGGGGATGATGAATCGGTGCCGGAAATCGTTAGTTCGGGTAGATCAATTGAGACCATATTTCGAGCAGGCTATATCCAACTATAATTTCCATTGAGAGGGGATCGCATATGAATGAGATGCTGCTGAAAAAGGAACTCGCTTATATTTCTCATAAAGTTTATGGTCGCGGATTAACGCAAGCAACAGGCGGAAATATCAGTGTGCGCGTACCAGGTCGAGACGCGATCTTAATCAAGCGTTCAGGTGTTGGTCTTGGTGAAGTCACTTCTGAAGATGTGCTTCTGCTATCGATGGACGGCGAAGTGATCGAAGGATTTGGAACGCCTTCGAAAGAATTTCGTTTTCACCTTGGTATCTATCAAACTCGCCCTGATGTAAATGCTGTCGTTCACTGTCATCCGAACTACTCGATCGGATATGCTTGCTTTGGTCGAGAGCTTCCTCTTCCAACTGTTACCGCAAGAAAAATCCTTGAACATGTTCCTATAGCAGGAGCTGCCCCATCCGGTTCACTAGAGTTAGCTGAAAACGTAACGCGACTCTTCGAGACGTATCCGACTATTAAATCATGTTTGATGGAAGAGCACGGAATTTGTACCGTTGGAGATTCACTCGAAAAAGCGTATAACATCGCAACGCTCGTAGAGGATACCGCGAAGCAATCCTTCATCATCGAACAGTTGAAAGCGACGATGCCAGAGACCGTTATAAATTCATTTAAAGGGTGAGTAATATGCTGCAAATAGAAGAGTTAGTTCGATCGTTTCAAGATCAAGAGCTTCTGTTACCAGTCTGGTTTGAGAATGAAAAGCTTCACTTCATCGATCAGAAGAAGCTACCGTTTGAATCTGAAGTCTACTCGACAACAGATGTGAAGGATCTCACTTTAGCAATCAAGAATATGAACATCCGAGGCTCTGGTGCGATCGGAACATGCGGCGCTTGGGGAATCTATCTTGCGGCTCTTCAATCGAATGGCGATCCACAGAAGGTTCTCAAAACAGGAATATTACTAAAACAAACACGCCCTACGGCTGTGAACTTGATGAAAACCGTGGATGAAATGCTTTCTATTGCAAAAGGGGGAGGCTCAGACCTCATCGATCGAATCGAGCAGAAAACCATTGAGATTCTCGAAAGACAGCTAGCGTTTGAACATGAGCTCGGACGTTATGGTGCTGAGATGATCGACGATGGTGATTCTATTCTTACGCACTGTCATTCCGGGGCCCTAGCAGGATCTGGCTACGGGGGGCGAGCACTTTCCGTG contains:
- the mtnA gene encoding S-methyl-5-thioribose-1-phosphate isomerase, whose protein sequence is MLQIEELVRSFQDQELLLPVWFENEKLHFIDQKKLPFESEVYSTTDVKDLTLAIKNMNIRGSGAIGTCGAWGIYLAALQSNGDPQKVLKTGILLKQTRPTAVNLMKTVDEMLSIAKGGGSDLIDRIEQKTIEILERQLAFEHELGRYGAEMIDDGDSILTHCHSGALAGSGYGGRALSVIRKAHEQGKDIHVYTCETRPYLQGARITAYELKKFGISHTLITDNMSGYLMSRGKVQKVVVGSDRVAGNGDLANKIGTYMHALAAKANGVSFYTATSSHTIDHDVEAGRDIEVEFRDASEVTSFQNRPIAPEGTNALYPSFDITPNELISGIITEKGVMTAPYRSTLQNLRSTAASQT